A window from Candidatus Methylomirabilota bacterium encodes these proteins:
- a CDS encoding thiamine pyrophosphate-binding protein, giving the protein MGPARSGGEWVVEALRAEGVRHVFGIPGIHNLAVYDALLRQSEIAHVLARHEQGAAFMADGYARASGEVGVVVVTTGPGATNTLTALAESYSGSVPILLIMSDVAAPLVGRDVGALHEIPNQIDCFRPVCRMAENVQATGDIAPTIAGAFDLLRTGRPGPIAISIPNDLLGARSEGAQRTSRGGRRPPCHVNDIMEAARRLGRAERPLIIAGGGVIASGAEHELVALARRLGAPVITTVMGRGAIAEDDPLWLSVLPNGRASEPAIRAADVVFAVGCRFAARSTQGLLLKLSFSESQTLIHLDLDPSVIGKLFKPQLAIVGDARDGLGRLVDALGAGAGGAGWDRGRLATLRQTASPAYTDEVAGLIAALREAVPRDGIVVNDQTGINYWMEWRFPVVFPRTFLYPIGTAVLGYAVPAAIGAQVARPGRPVASVVGDGGFMFSVGELATAVKYRLPIAFVVMNDDRYGAIKWLQERLYGRWGEADLANPDFLALAHAFGARGVRVSRVDALAGALQAAFRADGPTLIEVPLAIEPPWEL; this is encoded by the coding sequence ATGGGCCCGGCGCGCTCGGGCGGGGAGTGGGTGGTGGAGGCGCTGCGCGCCGAGGGCGTTCGCCACGTCTTCGGGATTCCGGGCATCCACAATCTCGCCGTCTACGACGCCCTGCTCCGGCAATCCGAGATCGCCCACGTGCTGGCCCGCCACGAACAGGGCGCCGCCTTCATGGCCGACGGCTACGCTCGCGCCTCCGGCGAGGTGGGCGTCGTCGTGGTGACGACGGGCCCCGGGGCCACCAACACCCTGACGGCGCTGGCCGAGTCGTACTCGGGGTCGGTGCCAATTCTGTTAATCATGTCGGACGTGGCCGCGCCGCTCGTCGGCCGCGACGTGGGCGCGCTCCACGAGATCCCCAACCAGATCGACTGCTTTCGCCCGGTGTGCCGGATGGCCGAGAACGTCCAGGCCACGGGCGACATCGCCCCCACGATCGCCGGCGCCTTCGACCTGCTGCGCACGGGCCGTCCCGGCCCCATCGCGATTTCCATCCCCAACGATCTGCTGGGGGCCCGCAGCGAAGGCGCGCAACGGACATCGCGGGGCGGGCGGCGGCCGCCCTGCCACGTCAACGACATCATGGAGGCTGCCCGCCGGCTCGGGCGAGCCGAGCGCCCGCTCATCATCGCTGGCGGCGGCGTCATCGCCAGCGGCGCGGAGCACGAGCTTGTGGCGCTGGCCCGCCGACTGGGTGCTCCCGTCATCACCACGGTGATGGGCCGCGGGGCGATCGCCGAAGACGATCCGCTGTGGCTCAGCGTGCTCCCCAACGGTCGCGCCAGCGAGCCCGCCATTCGCGCCGCCGATGTCGTCTTCGCCGTGGGCTGCCGCTTCGCTGCGCGCTCGACGCAGGGCCTGCTGCTGAAGCTCTCCTTCTCAGAGAGCCAGACGCTCATCCACCTCGACCTCGACCCGAGCGTGATCGGCAAGCTGTTCAAGCCGCAGCTCGCCATCGTGGGCGACGCCCGGGACGGCCTGGGCAGGCTCGTCGACGCCCTGGGAGCCGGTGCGGGCGGCGCCGGCTGGGACCGGGGCCGACTGGCCACCCTCCGGCAGACGGCGAGCCCGGCCTATACCGACGAGGTGGCCGGCCTCATCGCCGCTCTCAGGGAAGCAGTGCCACGCGACGGTATAGTCGTCAATGATCAGACGGGTATCAACTACTGGATGGAATGGCGATTTCCTGTTGTCTTCCCGAGGACGTTTCTGTACCCGATCGGGACGGCGGTCCTCGGGTATGCGGTCCCTGCGGCGATCGGGGCGCAGGTGGCCCGGCCGGGCCGGCCGGTGGCTAGCGTTGTCGGTGACGGCGGCTTCATGTTCTCGGTCGGTGAGCTGGCCACCGCCGTGAAGTACCGGCTGCCGATCGCCTTCGTCGTCATGAACGACGACCGCTACGGCGCCATCAAGTGGCTGCAGGAGCGACTCTACGGCCGCTGGGGCGAGGCCGATCTGGCCAACCCCGATTTCCTCGCTCTGGCTCACGCCTTCGGCGCCCGTGGCGTGCGCGTCAGCCGGGTCGACGCGCTCGCGGGCGCTCTTCAGGCGGCCTTCCGCGCCGACGGTCCCACGCTCATCGAGGTGCCACTGGCCATCGAGCCGCCCTGGGAGCT